The genomic interval CCGGACGATGAAGCTTGAAGTCCCTGGTTTTAAGGCAGCGGCCGTTGCGGCCGACATACGGGGCAAGGGCGACGGGCGTCTGGATCTCGGCCTCGTGTTCGCCGGGGACGGCGCTTCGGTCGCAGCTGTTTTCACCACCAACGCGGTCGCGGCCCCTCCCGTGGCCATCTGCCGTGAAAGGGTGGCAGACGGGACGGCACGGGCTATCCTGGTCAACAGCGGGAACGCGAACTGCATGACCCTGTCTCAGGGGAGGGAGGACGCGCTGAAGCTGTCAGGCCGTATCGCCGGGCTGCTGGGTGTTTCCGAGGACGATGTCCTGCCCTGTTCCACCGGGGTTATCGGCCAGAGGCTGCCGGTCGGCAGGATGATCGATGCGCTCGAACCGCTGGTGGACGGTCTCTCCCCGGACGGAATCGGGTCCTTTTCCATGGCCATCCTCACCACCGACACCGGACCCAAGAGATCGTCCCGGGAGATCTCCCTGGACGGCGGGACGGTCCGGGTCGTCGGGGTCGCCAAGGGCGCCGGCATGATCGCCCCCGACATGGCTACGATGCTGTGCTACATCCTAACCGACGGGGCCGTCGATCCCGGCAACCTGAGGGATATCCTCGTCCCGGCGGTGGACAGGAGTTTCAACGCCATCACCATCGACGGGGACATGAGTACCAACGACACGGTGATCCTCATGGCTTCCGGAAAGGGCCCTGAAGTCAGAGAGGCTTCCGACCTGAAGCTTTTTGCCGAAGCAGTGAGCCAGGTTTGCGAGGAACTGGCCGACATGATCGTGGCCGACGGCGAGGGCGCGACGAAAGTAGTGACAGTCAGGGTCTCCGGCGCCGTGCATGATGATGACGCGCGGCGGGCGGCCCGGTCCATCGCCGAGTCGCTGCTGGTCAAAACGGCCCTTGCCGCCGCCGACCCCAACTGGGGCCGGATCGCCGCCGCGGCCGGTTATTCAGGCGCCGTGATCAACCCCGGCCGGATCGCCCTTTCCATCGGAGACGTGACGGTCCTGGAGGATGGAGAGATCCTTGGCGGATACGATGAGTCGGAAGCCGTCAAGGTGATGAAACGGGACCGGTACGGGATCGGGATCACCATCGGTGACGGCCCGGGGACGGCGACGATCAAGACGTGTGATCTTACGGAGGAATACGTTCGCATCAACTGTGAATACAGGACGTGATGCGAACGTGATCCGGTTAACAGAAAAACGGGAAGCCCTTAACACAGGAAGCCTTTAACAAAGTCTAAGCATTGCTTGCTCTCTCCGGCTTTTTCTGTTACCTAAAACTGTTTGACCATTACGCACGCCCCGGGTCCCGGGGGGGGTGCCTGCCATCGCATGAGGCTGCGGCGGGTATCCCCGGGAATCGAAGGGGCGGAGGAAAAAAACCGTTCAAGGAGGAAGAGGAAATGGCAGTGATCACCATGAAACAGCTGCTGGAGGCCGGCGTCCATTTCGGCCACCAGACCCGCCGCTGGAACCCGAAGATGAAAAAGTACATCTTCGGTGCCCGGAACGGCATCTACATCATCGATCTGCAGAAGACCCTGAGGCAGTTCAAGGAGTCCTACAGGTTCATCCGGGAGCTGTCGGCCGGCGGGGGCAAGATCATGTTTGTAGGTACCAAGAAACAGGCACAGGAAGCCATCTTCGAGGAGGCCCAGCGGTGCGGCATGCCCTACGTGAACCACAGGTGGCTCGGCGGCATGATGACCAACTTCGCCACCATCAAGAAAAGCGTCGGCCGGCTCAAGAAATACGAGACAATGGAAGTGGAACAGAACTGGGGCGGGCTCACCAAGAAGGAGATCCTGAACCTGACCAAGGAAAAGGAAAAGCTCTCCATGTTCCTCGAGGGGATAAAAGACATGGGCAAGCTCCCCGAGGCGATGTTCGTGATCGATCCCAAGCGTGAGGAGATCGCCGTCAAGGAGGCCCGCAAGCTCGGCATCCCTGTCATCGCCGTAGTGGACACCAACTGTGATCCTGACATGGTCGACCACGTTATCCCGGGTAACGACGACGCTATCCGGGCCATCCGCCTGTTTGCCTCCAAGGTCGCTGATGCCGTGATCGAGGGCCAGCAGCTGGTGGGTGCGGGTGAAGTGGGAATGGTCGAGGCTCCCGCAGGTGAGGAGCAACCCGCTCCCGTAGCGCCTGAAACGGCTGTTGAAGCTCCGGCCCCCGAGGAGGCTGTTGTAGACCAGGCCGTACCCGTGGAGACGGCTCCCGCCCGGAAAGTGACTGAGGAACCAGTTCGGGATGAGGCTGAGGTAAAGGAAAATGAGGAGGAGAAGGCATGAGCATCAGCGCATCTTTGGTCAAGGAGTTGAGGGAGAAGACCGGTGCCGGTTTCATGGATTGCAAGGAAGCCCTGAAGGAGTGTGACGGCGATTCGGATAAGGCGGTGGATTACCTGCGCAAGAAAGGCCTCTCAGCAGCCTCGAAGAGAGCCGGTCGCGCCGCCAGCGAAGGGGTCGTCGGTTCCTATATCCACATGGGCGGCAAGATCGGTGTCATCGTCGAGGTGAACTGCGAGACTG from bacterium carries:
- the argJ gene encoding bifunctional glutamate N-acetyltransferase/amino-acid acetyltransferase ArgJ, yielding MKLEVPGFKAAAVAADIRGKGDGRLDLGLVFAGDGASVAAVFTTNAVAAPPVAICRERVADGTARAILVNSGNANCMTLSQGREDALKLSGRIAGLLGVSEDDVLPCSTGVIGQRLPVGRMIDALEPLVDGLSPDGIGSFSMAILTTDTGPKRSSREISLDGGTVRVVGVAKGAGMIAPDMATMLCYILTDGAVDPGNLRDILVPAVDRSFNAITIDGDMSTNDTVILMASGKGPEVREASDLKLFAEAVSQVCEELADMIVADGEGATKVVTVRVSGAVHDDDARRAARSIAESLLVKTALAAADPNWGRIAAAAGYSGAVINPGRIALSIGDVTVLEDGEILGGYDESEAVKVMKRDRYGIGITIGDGPGTATIKTCDLTEEYVRINCEYRT
- the rpsB gene encoding 30S ribosomal protein S2, with amino-acid sequence MAVITMKQLLEAGVHFGHQTRRWNPKMKKYIFGARNGIYIIDLQKTLRQFKESYRFIRELSAGGGKIMFVGTKKQAQEAIFEEAQRCGMPYVNHRWLGGMMTNFATIKKSVGRLKKYETMEVEQNWGGLTKKEILNLTKEKEKLSMFLEGIKDMGKLPEAMFVIDPKREEIAVKEARKLGIPVIAVVDTNCDPDMVDHVIPGNDDAIRAIRLFASKVADAVIEGQQLVGAGEVGMVEAPAGEEQPAPVAPETAVEAPAPEEAVVDQAVPVETAPARKVTEEPVRDEAEVKENEEEKA